The proteins below are encoded in one region of Methanospirillum lacunae:
- the ftsY gene encoding signal recognition particle-docking protein FtsY has product MFKALKEKLFSVRQRLETTISEQPKEAPDTPSPSLDTHVPSPPSQSPEPAEPEEDSRDKKKPGFAQKVVSLVRDREFIISEKDIEDSLSDLEIGLLESDVAFSATDAILTKVREDLTGSKRKIGTSVDSVITNALSDALLSVLGEGVNILDFIASREKPVKILFTGVNGTGKTTSVAKVANFLTKNGLTVAIGAGDTFRAGAIEQIDVHGERLGIKVIQHQEGSDPSAVLYDTVQYAKAHNIDVVLGDTAGRFHNRVNLMNQLAKIRRVIQPDLIVYVDEAVAGNDAVIRAEEFAKSVGMDAVMLTKVDMDPKGGAAISIAHAVGKPLIFIGVGQGYDDIVPFEPKAIVADLLAGEA; this is encoded by the coding sequence ATGTTCAAAGCGCTAAAAGAGAAACTCTTCTCGGTCAGGCAGCGATTGGAGACCACTATCAGTGAGCAGCCAAAAGAAGCTCCTGATACTCCCTCTCCTTCACTGGACACACACGTCCCGTCTCCTCCATCGCAATCTCCTGAACCTGCTGAGCCTGAAGAGGATAGCAGAGATAAGAAGAAACCCGGTTTTGCACAGAAAGTGGTCTCTCTTGTCAGGGATCGTGAATTTATCATCTCTGAAAAAGACATTGAAGATTCGCTTTCTGATCTTGAGATCGGACTTCTTGAGAGTGATGTCGCCTTTTCTGCAACTGATGCTATTCTGACCAAGGTCAGAGAGGATCTCACCGGATCAAAACGGAAGATCGGAACCTCAGTCGATTCAGTCATTACAAATGCCCTTTCTGATGCACTGTTATCAGTTCTTGGTGAAGGAGTCAATATTCTTGACTTCATTGCATCACGTGAAAAACCGGTGAAGATCCTCTTTACCGGGGTGAACGGGACCGGGAAGACGACATCCGTTGCCAAGGTTGCAAACTTTCTCACAAAGAATGGTCTGACGGTTGCAATCGGTGCAGGAGATACCTTCCGTGCCGGTGCGATAGAACAGATCGATGTTCATGGTGAGAGGCTCGGTATCAAGGTGATACAGCATCAGGAAGGGTCTGACCCGTCTGCTGTTCTCTATGACACTGTTCAGTATGCAAAGGCCCACAACATCGATGTTGTGCTTGGTGACACTGCAGGAAGGTTTCACAACCGTGTCAATCTGATGAATCAGCTGGCCAAAATCCGCAGGGTCATTCAGCCTGATCTGATTGTGTATGTGGATGAGGCAGTTGCAGGCAACGATGCGGTTATCCGTGCTGAGGAGTTTGCAAAGTCTGTTGGTATGGATGCAGTGATGCTGACCAAGGTTGACATGGATCCAAAAGGCGGGGCAGCTATTTCCATCGCTCATGCGGTGGGAAAACCACTCATCTTCATCGGTGTCGGTCAGGGATATGATGACATCGTGCCTTTTGAGCCTAAAGCAATCGTTGCAGATCTTCTTGCAGGTGAGGCCTGA
- the pfdA gene encoding prefoldin subunit alpha: MAPVDPREVQSLQAYLNQYNQQAEVYSRQLGIMEEGIREGNAAIETLKALLEAGDSTILMPIGGGVNVRARVEHPDEVYVNIGSEIILQKTNEGGVSYLQDRIAEMEASSKNLNEVLQKIDAQVKDISKRLEQLYRQAQQEQGAGGAGPR, from the coding sequence ATGGCACCCGTTGATCCCCGTGAAGTTCAGTCCCTTCAGGCATACCTGAACCAGTATAACCAGCAGGCAGAGGTTTACTCCCGTCAGCTTGGTATTATGGAAGAGGGGATCCGGGAAGGGAATGCCGCAATAGAGACCCTGAAGGCTCTTTTAGAGGCAGGAGATTCCACCATCCTTATGCCAATTGGTGGCGGAGTAAATGTCCGGGCCCGGGTAGAACACCCGGATGAAGTGTATGTCAACATTGGCTCTGAGATCATTCTCCAGAAGACCAATGAGGGTGGTGTCAGTTATCTCCAGGACCGGATTGCCGAGATGGAAGCATCAAGCAAGAACCTGAATGAGGTCCTGCAGAAGATTGATGCCCAGGTCAAAGACATCTCGAAACGACTTGAGCAGCTCTACCGCCAGGCACAGCAGGAACAGGGTGCCGGTGGAGCAGGGCCGCGATAA
- the rpl18a gene encoding 50S ribosomal protein L18Ae — protein sequence MDQKKYEIKGKYQELHAWKPFTKVLSAPNEKQAQERIYNLIGSKHRLKRMYIQIDTLTECAGE from the coding sequence ATGGACCAGAAGAAGTATGAAATCAAGGGGAAGTACCAGGAGCTTCACGCATGGAAGCCATTTACCAAGGTTCTTTCCGCCCCAAATGAGAAACAGGCACAGGAACGGATCTACAATCTGATCGGTAGCAAACACCGGCTAAAACGCATGTATATTCAGATCGATACCCTTACTGAATGTGCAGGTGAGTGA
- a CDS encoding translation initiation factor IF-6: MDRTVSVAGDPHIGVFTRVFEDIAVIPIDAPEELEHQYREAFDLDIVRTTIQGSPIIGSLLAGNSNGFVVSGLATQAEADRLSEYRELFFLEHGMNAAGNVILACDKFAAVHPDMDKKVQKEIGEFLKVPIVPLTLGDVKVVGMAAVATNSGVVVNPRSSLHEISTLEKVCELPVGKGSINMGNAMVGTGLVANTKGYLAGVETSGYELGRIEDIFGFEE; this comes from the coding sequence ATGGACCGTACGGTCTCGGTAGCAGGCGACCCCCATATTGGCGTATTTACCCGCGTCTTTGAGGATATCGCGGTCATCCCGATCGATGCACCCGAAGAGCTTGAGCACCAGTACCGAGAGGCCTTTGATCTTGATATTGTGAGGACTACCATTCAGGGTAGTCCGATCATTGGCTCTCTCCTTGCTGGAAACAGCAATGGATTTGTGGTCTCCGGTCTTGCCACGCAGGCAGAAGCTGACCGGCTCAGTGAATACCGCGAACTCTTCTTCCTGGAACATGGGATGAACGCAGCCGGGAATGTTATTCTCGCTTGTGACAAGTTCGCAGCAGTTCATCCTGACATGGACAAGAAGGTTCAGAAAGAGATTGGAGAATTTCTGAAAGTTCCAATTGTCCCACTCACCCTTGGTGATGTGAAAGTTGTCGGGATGGCAGCAGTGGCAACGAATAGCGGCGTTGTGGTAAATCCCCGCAGCAGTTTGCACGAGATCTCGACTCTTGAGAAGGTCTGTGAGCTGCCGGTTGGAAAGGGCTCGATCAATATGGGAAACGCGATGGTCGGGACCGGTCTCGTGGCAAATACCAAAGGGTATCTAGCCGGTGTTGAGACAAGCGGCTATGAACTCGGAAGAATAGAAGATATTTTCGGATTTGAGGAGTAA
- a CDS encoding 50S ribosomal protein L31e: MVDNLKEQVYVIPLGSVRRVPRWRRSAKAMKDIREFLGHHMKSEDVKLDSSINEKVWSRGSQKPPARIRVRAMKLEDGQVQAELAEE; the protein is encoded by the coding sequence ATGGTCGATAATCTGAAAGAGCAGGTATATGTCATTCCGCTGGGATCGGTTCGGCGCGTTCCCCGCTGGAGACGCAGTGCAAAGGCAATGAAGGATATCAGGGAGTTTCTGGGACACCACATGAAGAGCGAGGACGTGAAGCTCGACTCCTCTATCAATGAGAAGGTCTGGTCCCGTGGTTCCCAGAAGCCGCCAGCACGGATCCGTGTTCGGGCAATGAAGCTCGAAGACGGTCAGGTGCAGGCGGAACTGGCTGAGGAGTGA
- a CDS encoding 50S ribosomal protein L39e gives MSKVSKCRKIRLSKKTQQNRRVPQWVMIKTKRKVMTHPARHSWRRSTLKV, from the coding sequence ATGAGCAAAGTTTCAAAGTGCCGGAAGATCCGGCTTTCCAAAAAGACCCAGCAGAACAGGCGTGTGCCACAATGGGTTATGATAAAGACCAAGAGAAAAGTCATGACTCACCCCGCCCGTCACAGCTGGCGCCGGAGCACCCTGAAGGTGTAA